A single genomic interval of Octopus bimaculoides isolate UCB-OBI-ISO-001 chromosome 22, ASM119413v2, whole genome shotgun sequence harbors:
- the LOC106872987 gene encoding BRCA2 and CDKN1A-interacting protein encodes MATPSKKRDVEEMDVQSDEDDDDLDDYSSSEEEDEDGIADEDVQVDFEAVPPTDADANGIRTLLSQLFLKANINLGQLADTIISQNYIGCVLKVLNTFVTNFYVWLDGFFSFLFSSSLTLSNLESVKQLKAMLLMQCEKWAADKLPVFNQILLDTCEKQIGFLISERFINMPSSVAVPLYESLSKDLQSEKVNKMNYKFDQFILISKTCRPRIEGSKERPVDENEITFLNLEEQVLLEIAKNNSGVRLVSQELSYLLKLLPLAQEVYVTAEYKQCAKH; translated from the exons ATGGCGACACCATCGAAAAAACGTGACGTTGAAGAAATGGATGTTCAAtcagatgaagatgatgacgacttGGATGATTATTCCTCAAgtgaagaggaagatgaagacgGTATCGCAGATGAG GATGTCCAAGTAGATTTTGAAGCAGTGCCACCCACTGATGCCGATGCTAATGGTATCCGTACTCTACTCTCACAG cTGTTCCTGAAAGCAAATATCAACCTTGGTCAGTTAGCCGATACCATCATATCACAGAATTACATTGGATGTGTCCTCAAGGTATTAAACACTTTTGTCACAAACTTTTATGTGTGGCTggatggttttttttcttttttatttagcagcagtttaaccctttca aatctcgaATCTGTAAAACAGTTGAAAGCTATGCTTCTTATGCAGTGCGAAAAGTGGGCTGCAGACAAACTGCCTGTATTTAATCAAATTTTATTGGACACATGTGAGAAGCAAATTGGATTCCTAATTAGTGAAAGATTCATTAACATGCCCTCTTCTGTAGCAGTACCACTGTACGAATCATTAAG caaAGATCTCCAGAGTGAAAAGGTCAACAAGATGAATTACAAGTTTGACCAATTCATTTTAATAAGCAAAACTTGTCGTCCACGAATTGAAGGTTCCAAAGAGAGACCAGTTGATGAGAATGAAATAACTTTCCTTAACCTTGAAGAACAAGTTTTATTAGAG ataGCAAAAAATAATTCCGGAGTACGTCTTGTTTCTCAGGAGTTATCTTATCTTCTGAAGTTACTTCCCTTGGCACAGGAAGTTTATGTCACTGCTGAATACAAGCAGTGTGCCAAACATTAG